In Papaver somniferum cultivar HN1 unplaced genomic scaffold, ASM357369v1 unplaced-scaffold_117, whole genome shotgun sequence, the DNA window TCAATTGACTTAATCTCTTAGAATGTGTTTTCCTTGTTGTGTTCGTTTACCTAATGTGTTAAATTTGTTAGCAGATGGCTTCAAGTACTGAGGGACCTTCTATTCCTGTTGACGATCCTGATGAGAGCATGGCTACAGTTAACCCGGCAACCGTTGAGAGCATATCTACAGCTACACCATCATCTCTGGTTGAAGTTTCAAAGCCTACGAAAGCTTCTGGTAAGAAGCAATCAGACTGCTGACAACATTTTGATAAGCGTCTTGATCTTAAGCCACCTAAAGTTCAGTGCAAGCATTGTAAAAGGAAGTTTTCATGGGGTAAAGACGATATAGGGGGTTCTaactctcatggaacaacaaacatgaacaacCATATAAAGCAAAAAAGGTGTCATAACTACACTCCACCTGGACAACAGCAGTTAGCCTTTCAAGTAAGTGATAATGGTGAGACTCGTTCCGTTGTGAATCACTCGTTTGACCAAGATGCATGCAGAGCAGCCCTCACCAGAATGATCATCAAAGATGAATTACCTTTTATGTTTGTACAGCGTGAAGGATTCTTAGAATTTTGTTATCAACTAGAACCTAGGTTTGATGTTCCTTCTCGTTTTACTGAAGCTAAAGACTGCATGAAGATGTATTTAAATGAGTACCACAAATTGAAAGATGAATTTAAAAAGTATGGTAAAAGGTTATGTCTCACCACTGATACGTGGACTTCAGTTACAAACATGAGCTACATGGTGCTGACAGGTCATTATATTGATGAGAAATGGGTgttaaagaagaagatattgaatttaTGTCCAGTTATGGATCATACTGGTCTGGAATTAGGTAAAACAGTTGCATCTTGTCTTTTACAGTGGGGGATTGAAAGGGTATTCACTTTGACGGTTGATAATATTAGTTTTAACAATGAAGCAGTTGCTTATTTGTCCAAGAGAGTTGTGGGTTGGAAGGCTGCAATTTTGGGAGGAGAGCACATGCATCTTAGATGTGCAGCACATATCCTTGCCTTAGTGGTTAAAGACGGTATGGATTTGTATAATGAATCTATTTCTAGGATACGCGAGGCCGTTAAGTTCGTTAGAGGATCAGCAGAAAGATTGAAGAAGTTTAAATAATGCGCTGAACAACGGAAGATTAACATCACCAAATTTCTTAGCTTTGATTGCGAGACTAGATGGAATTCTACTTACCATATGTTGAGTGCAGCTGAAAAATATGAGGAGGCCTTCTACCAATTTGAAGAATTAGGGTATGCAGATAAATTTCTTAATCCCCCTCGACCACCAACAAGAGGTAAAACAAACGTACCAGCAGTACCAGCAGTTCCTAAGGTATGGCCCGTTGCTTCTGATTGGGAAACAACTCGTGCATTTGTTAGATTGCTAAAAACTTTCTATGATGCTACATTGaaattttctggatcaacttatgTCACGTCTAATTTATTCCTCGACGAAGTAATTTGTATTAATGACGTATTGCAAGAATGGGTTAAGAATGGTAATGTGTTATTGTCTGACATGGCTGACTGGATGGTTCTTAAATATGAAAAGTATTGGGCAGTGGATAAAATCAACAAAATGTTATACATTGCTGTGTTGCTTGACCCACGACGCAAGGAAGCCTATCTTAGATTTTCTTTGACAGAGTTACTGAAAGAGAATCATGTTACAGTTGACCACGAGGTCCATGAGATGATGACTGCAGTGAAACTTATTTTAACAAATATGTTTGAGGAGTATGCACTGTTATATAAAGGGGATGATACGGATTCAAGACCAACAGCTTCAGTACAGACTTCTCGTTCACTAGAACCTCAGAATCCGATCAACAGATTTGTTGAGTCTGAAAAACATCAAGAAAAAGTGGAGGGAAAAACAGAGTTGGATATGTATTTCTCAGAGAAAAGAGAGGATTTTAATCCACAATTCGATATTCTGAATTGGTGGAAGGTTAACTCTTCCAAGTATAAGATCTTGTCCATGATAGCTCGAGACGTGCTTGCTATGCAAGTATCAACAGTAGCTTCAGAATCATCTTTCTCCACGGGTGGTCGTGTTCTTAATGAGTTTCGAAGTTCCATGCTGCCAAAAACAGTCCAAGCACTGATCTGTGCTCAAAATTGGCTTCTAGATAAACCAATCAATCTCGAGGAGCTGATAGAAGCGGTTGAAAAaattgacttaggtaaatctcaaACCTTGCTTCCTTTGTTTTTGCATCTTTCTCTTTGTTTTTGCACTAattaagttgatttctcaaacctTGCTATATTTTGATGTGATGCTACAACTTTGGGGCCTATGGGGCATAACTTTTTGTGTGCAAATGTGACCTGATCAGTTCATTATAGGGTCTGCGGGCATAACTTTCTATTAGTCTCCTTGGAATTTGATTAGTCATAATCAATCTTAAAACTTTAGCTTGTTGTTCCTCAATGTCGATTGGGTCTGCGGTCTAGTTGTGATCAGCCCTTTTAAATGGTCTTTACTAACCAATGCtgattggtttttgtttcttcttgtttattgCTTCCTTATATCTGTTTGTGACATTGGTTCCTTCGGCTTATGATATATCAAATCAAATTAGGAACTTATGATCATAATGATGCCTAAATTTAGTGTTTACTGATTATCTATAACTCCTCATTTTACAGATGCGGCAGAAATCTTGCAGGAAATTCCAGACATATCTATCATGGATTGAATAAACTAGTACTCGAATCCAAGGTCTCTTTTTCAGTTTTTGGCATCAGATTCATATGACTTTGCACCAGACTTGTTGCATTTGAATTAGTACTCTTTTGTGTTAAGTGTTAACTATCTTATGTCCTTTGTTGCTTTTGAATTACTGAATTAGTACTCTTTTGCTTTTGAATTACTGAATTAGTACTCTTTCtgtacttagtttttttttttgatgtcttgtgatcaaatccgcggttaatccgcaaccggccggCAAAATCCGCTGATCCGCAGAGGGCAAattcgcgggtgattgggccggtcacgatTTGAATTcacaaatccgcaactttgacggtttggttgcgggtgatccCTAGTCCGCAACCGTCAGTCCGTTGCTCACCCCTACCTGCACCCGACTCTTTATGTCGGCCATAACATGGGCCTCCAATGGAATACATGTGCATAAGCTCTGGAAAACCATTCGTTACTGCATATTTTCAGTATACTACAAGGAACGCACAAGTCTTTTGCATTTTCAGTATATTTTCTTTGGATTATCAGATGGGTCTCGGAATCTAACTACTGTCTCATCCTTGGATGAATTCATGAAAACCTATATTTTGAAagcttaattattatttttttgtcttttttttttgtctttttggaATCATGAGGAAAGCTTCATATCTATACTTCAGATGCGTTTTAGGGACAACATATTGGGTAGACCTTAGACTCAACCCCTTAAGAACAGTGTCATTTATATTTATGACGATGCACCGTTTATTAAGCTTTACCACATTAATTTTGAATCGCCTGATAGACTGGCGAAATGCCTCCATTGATAGAATCAGATAAAGATGGTTATGAAACACCTGCCGAAGTAGCTGAAGGAAGAAAACCCAgaggaaaagaagaaataaaagaaaatggtGGGTGGTCGGGAAAACAATATAATTTCCATGCTATACTGATGACGAATTATTCTGAAAACCCCAGCAAAAAAGAAAGACAACAACAAAGTGGTAGTCATGTTGCTATCTGACAATGAGACTTGAACCATGACTCATTTTCCATGGTTGCTAATAATCTGAAATATTATTAAACCATGACTCATTTTTCCGGGGTAGGTCTAAGTATATTCAATGTTTCTCCCTGACTTTTTCTTCTTAAAATTTGGATTCATTGTATACAGCAGGAGTCTAAAAGTCCATTACCATTCCCCGGAGAATTCTTTCATTTCAAGATGGCTTCATGTTCCCGTAAAAATCTGCGCATTAGTGATAAGAAATCATCATCATCTGCAAATATTATTGCTAACAACGATGATCTTTTAATACCTATACTATTGCATTTGCCGGTGAAATCTCTGATTGTTTTCAAATGTGTATCAAAAGGTTGGTTCTCTCTCATTTCAGATCCATTTTTCATTCACAAGTATACAATTCAATCACGTCTTTCGATTCCAGGATTATTTTTGCTGAAACTCTCTTATGCTGACAACTGCGGATACGAGTTTATCAACCTGGATAATAACAAAGTCATGACTGGTGGTGTGCcctttcaatttctcaattttgtgAACGATGCAGCGGGTTTAAAGATTGATGGATCGTGTAACGGGATTTTCTGTTGCAGCAGCTTTAGATGGCATGGAAATGACCAAATCTTTTACATTTACAATCCGTCCACAAATCAGTACAAAAGCATTGTTAAATTTGAGTATAAGATGAACAATCCTGTCTCGGTTCGCAGTGTGAGCTTAGCTTTCAATCCATTTGCATCACCTCATTACAAAGTTGTCTGTGTTTGGGAGGTTGGTCAAAACCAACTCCAGATTGAGATTTTCGATTCGGAAACTGCTACCTGGAAGCTCTCCGGAGGCCCTCCCTTTCCTTGGACATTATGATTCGTTTCGCATGTCTGGTGTGTTCTGGAATGGCTCATTGCACTGGATCAATGAAACTCAGTTTGGCAAATGGATTAGCTCAAGTAACTCCTTTGGGTATTTCGATATAGAGCAAGAACTACTAATGGAAATGCCAGTGCCACTGATACCGGAGGTTGATGAATTGTATGACAGGAAGGTGGGTATTTTGGTGCATACAAGGGTTGTTTGCATCTTATACCAATTTACAATCACAATCCAACATGTTTTGAGATACTGGAAATGGATACCGATTACAGGTGCTGGAACGTAAAGTCGATATTGGAAATCTTATAGTTTCATATCCGGAGATGATTCCACATGAATTTGAAGTTTACAATTTTATCGACGTAAGATCTTTGCAAGCAGTGGAATTCTCAATCTTGCTTGTTcgagaagaagataaagaagaagaatcaaattTAGTAATACTAATACATATACCAGGTAGGATTGTTTACTACAAGTTCAAGGATATGAGTTTCACGGCAGCACATGATCTGTCGCCAAGTCTAATTGGAGAGGGAGGAATCAATTTAATACAGGTGGTTTGACGCCCATCAATACATCGAGTCACTCGCCATTGTTTAACCGCTCGTTTATAAAGTATGCTCTATCTCGACATTAAATGCTGACAAGAAAACCCGGCCTGACCTGAGTGAGACTCCTGCAAATTTTGTGCCATCTACTCCAAAATATCAAAGGTAACTTATTATGAGTGAGCCTGGATAAGAAATTCAATAGTTCACAGAGAATTTGCCACTGCTGATCCACAATCAAGTCAGTAACCTTCATATCAGGATGATGTTCATAGAACCATTACCAGGAAACAAATCAATGATTGCATCTCCAAACAAAGATTCTGGTACCGTTCCCCACTATGTCAGCTGCCAAATCCTGAAGTACCCCACTTTAGCCCAGCCCAGGCCAACTGGAAGACTACCTATAACATTTGATCCACTGATTTTTCTTATCATTACATCTTCACGTCCTCTAATGCCGAACCCACCTTCATCTTGAGGAGTACAAAACAGACTTCCCATCAGTAGTGATAAGAGTTCTCTTTTTTCTGGATTACCAGACCATATATAAATAGCCATGCTGTAAATGGGAATGCTGCATAACCACTGTTTTCATTAAGGTGATTCTGACTTTGCAAGCAAGTAAGTTCCCCATCCAATTAACTAGCTTGTTTTGAAGTTTTTTCACAAAGTGCCAAACATGAGCAGTAGCAAGTGCTAAGTGATTATAATATTGCTGATTACAGCAGATGACATCGATGATTTATCAGAGAAACTCACTGTTACTCATCAGGTTTGGACAAGCTGTAAAATCATCTTGATTCTGAATGTAAAGAGAAAATGCATGAACTAGATCTTTAGAAATTAAACAAAACGAGTTTTGGGCATTCATTACCAAATGCATACCTTAATTTTTAACTCAGTCAGCTATTCAGGAGTCCCGCATATGCCCCTGCAGGATCTCAAAGAGACTGCTTCAGGTTCAAGACATGAAAAAATCATGACAAGTCTTCATTTTTATCACGCACTCCTCCTAATATGGGAACTTCTTCCTTGGGTACTTGGTGGCCACTCAATTAAAATGTAGAACTGGATAGAACTAGGATGACATCAAGAAATATAGATAAAACAATGTGAAAATGCCCAAACTGAAGGCAAACTAAACCCAATTTCACATCCCTTGTGATCCGAAATCTGACTGCAagagtttcttcttcttatattcaaCGAAACACAAATTAAGGAACACTAAAGACGGGTTATTTAGGAGTCTTTGCATGTGTTTAAGTTCTTAGAGACTTGGAGTAgatctaacaacctcaccaaagTCTTGAATGCAGTTCATAGCCAGTGTAAAAGCTATATGTAAATTGTCTGTGACAGAGCTTTGATGAACAAACTCAAAAGTGAAAGAATGGTGATTAGCAACAGTTGTAACGCAATCAAGGTTGTCTATGCCCAAGTAATCAGGATAACTAATATGTAGAATTTTTCATTAAACATAACAAAAACTAGTGAAGTGGAAAAAAACAACTAACGATTCCTTTGCTACATTTTCATAAAGCTACGAATAGCTTGAGTTTACTCTATATGCTGATCAAATGCATCATCCATACTCATTTATTCATCAAACTCTAGTAAAACAAGATGCAATTTGAATTGACTAACTGAGACAAACTAAGATACCATGTAACTTAAGATTTAACTCAAGCTTGGTCACAAACTTCTCCGTAAAAGCCGCATCATTCATTACTAAAAGTGAAGTGAAGTGAATCTGAAACTTAATCAGACCCTTGACGATCAAAATCCATTTATCATGAAAAGTCGGTACGACAATCCTCTTCTCCAAGCTATGAGTAAGTATTTGTGAAAATCTAACAGTAATCAATGAACTATAACCCATTTGATTCATAAGATATCCATTATCAACACTATCTTCTTCTCAGACACCCTCATACACATGAGTTGTTTCTTAATTGCATTACTAATTTCCCCTGTAGACAAGTCCAATTATCTAAAAACATATTCAATTTTGCTTCCCAAGTTGACTTCCTTTCTGTCAACCCTTGCAGAGGATGAAGACATGTACTCTCTAAAGGATCAAACCCCATCCTCTTGACGTTTTCCACAATCCCTATAAACCAAACATGTGTAATATTAAgtgattttttttattagaaacacctaaagtttttcaaaaactcaatgtTTAGCTTTATACTTTTTTTCAAATGAATCCTAGAAAAGTCATGAAGGGCAGCTAAACGATTTCAACAACCTCTAAATGTGCGTTTATTTGGCCGTTctctaaaaaaatcaaataactTCATAGTGACACTGGAAAAATAAAAGCTACAGCAGCACTGCAAATTGGAAAGTGACCTACTTTCTGAATTCAGGTTATGAAAAACTATGTAAAGTTTTATAAACGGAATGCAGCTGCAATACGTACTATAATTACCATCTGTTCCTAAGCTACTGCATCAGCAAAGATCACCGCGAGAATGCTAGATCTTTATACCTTTAGGACCATTCCAGAAATTTAGGAAGAAGGAAGGGATATTTCTATGGATTTTTCCTGTAATGAAAATCACATCACTTTCTAGATAACTCCAGGGAGAACATTTGCAGGTAAAGTCAGGAATTGAAAGGTGACTTTGACGTAAATGGTAAGGCCAAAATTATATCACAAATGAGTCAATATTACAGTAGAGATGCAAATATGAAGAGATGTAGAGATTTGGTAGACTCAATAGAAATGTACTAAGTGATCAATTTTGCTGATTACAGGAGATGACAACGATGAATTATCACCAAATATCATTGCTtaataaacaaagaaaaaaaacaaaccaaatatCATTATTGCTCATCAGGTTTCAACAAGAATGTAAAATCATCTTGATTCtaaatgtaagaaaaaaaaaaggacggGTTGAAGCCTAAATAGATTTTCAGAAACTAAGCAAAACTAGCTTTGGGTGTCCATTAGGGCCATTACCAAATTCAGAACTTAGTATTCTACCTCACTCAGCCGTGTAGTTGTCCCACATATGCCCTGAAGGATCTCAAAGAGACTGCTTCAAGTTCAAGACATGAGAAAATCATGACAAGTCTTCATTTTATCACGCACTCCTTCTGATATGGGAACTTCTTCCCAGTGTACTTGGTGACCATCCAATTCAAATCTTCTAGTAAACGAGGTCTCAAACTTCAGACAGAGCAATTAGAGAAAGCTATTTATCCAGTTCAAGTACACACTACTACTAGCAATCATAGAACTAGGATGACATCGAAAAATACAGATCAAAACAATATATGTAAAAATGCCAAAACTGGTGTCATTATAAACTATGCCCAATTTCACATCCCTTTTTGATCCATAATCTGAATGCAagagtttcttcttcttatattaagCGAAACATAAAAATTAAGGAACACTAAGGACAGCTTTTTTGAATTCCATGTATGCGTCTAAGTTCTCAGAGAGTTGGAGTAATTCTCATAACCTCACCAAAGTCTTGAATGCACATTGGCGTAAAAGCTAGATGTAAGTTGTCCGTGACAGAGCTTTGATGAACAAAGTCACAAACACAAAAGTGAAAGAATACTAACGTTTCTTATGCAATTAATGTTGTCTATGTCCAAATAGTCATGATAACTCAGATGTAGAATTTTCCATTTCTTGGATTATAAGGTTTGATAGTGCGAATTTCTCATGATTAAACAAAACATAAAACTCATGAAGTGTGAAAAACAGCTAACAATTactttgttatattctcataaagcTGAAAATAGCTTAAGTTCACTCTATACAGATCAAAATGTATCATGTTACTCATTTAGTCATAGAACTCTAGCCATAAAAGATGCAATTTAACTTGACTAATTGAGACAAACTGCACTATCATGTAACTTGGGATTTAACTGACCTTGGGTATACCAGCAATAGTTCCGGAGCTTCTTTCTCAAACTGGGTCACAAACTTCTCCACAAACGCCTTCTCAGCCATTATTAAAAGTGAAGTTAGGGGAATTTGATATTTAACCAGACCCCTGGAGATCAAAATCTGGCTAACACAACACCTCGGCACAATCCTTTTCTCCAAGCTATAAGTAAGTATTTGTGGAAATTTAGTAATAACCAATGCACTATAACCCATTTGATTTACAAGATAATCCATTATCAACACAATCTTCTTCTCAGACACCCTCATACACATGGGTTGTTTCTTAACTGCACTGCGAATTTCGCCTTCTGACAAGCCCAACCTCCTAAACACATTCAATTTTGCTTCCCAAGTTGATTTCCTTGCTGTCAACCCTTGCAGGGCATGAAGAAATGTACTCTCCAAAGGATCAAACCCCATTTCCTTAACCTTTTCTACAATTCCAGTAAACCGAACATGCCTAATAGTAAGCGTTCTTGGCTGGGAAACAAGAAACCAAGTGATTTTTTCACTAGGCACACCTACATTTCTCAACAGCTCAATGTTCAGCATCATACTTTTATTCAAATCAATGCTAAGAAGTACCGAACACCGCTTCACAGCACCGATTACACGTTCATCAGCCTGACAAATGTTATTGAGCATTCCAAATGAAGGTATAATCTTATTCTTTAAACTACATTTCAAGATTGATGGGTTTGCAGAAATGAACTTGGCAAGGTCAATTCCAGAAAGTCCTTTAGAGTTGAAAAATGCAAGctttggttttagggttttatcaGGTTTAGATAAAAGTAGTGATGGATCTTTATtgatgagttttgagatgtggGGTTTGGTGAATCCATAAGTTTCAAGTAGGGTTAGGATTGAATCTGGTTTTAGGGTGGTTTTGAAATTGAGTTTTTTTGAAGCAGTGATAGCTTCATCTATTGATAATCCACATGAATCCATCAGGTAAGACActacaaatgaagaagaagatgaagagttcTGATTTTTGGAGGAATGAGTAATAAAAATACTGGAGGAGGAGGAAAAGGAGATGGATCTAACTTGAATGAAAAGAGAGGGGTTCTGAGTTTGATGAAAAGATAAAATATGGGTTTTTGAAGGATGAACAACATTGTTAATTATGGTTATTTGAGGAATTACTGGGTTTGTAACAGAAAGAAATGACATTTGGTAGATGaataagaagaggaagaggaagaagggTACCGTATAAAAACCTCATTTAATTGGGGCCCcaaaaaaacaattaggggccttTACCAATTTATAACCA includes these proteins:
- the LOC113329438 gene encoding F-box protein At5g07610-like, with protein sequence MASCSRKNLRISDKKSSSSANIIANNDDLLIPILLHLPVKSLIVFKCVSKGLFLLKLSYADNCGYEFINLDNNKVMTGGVPFQFLNFVNDAAGLKIDGSCNGIFCCSSFRWHGNDQIFYIYNPSTNQYKSIVKFEYKMNNPVSVRSVSLAFNPFASPHYKVVCVWEVGQNQLQIEIFDSETATWKLSGGPPFPWTL
- the LOC113329437 gene encoding transcription termination factor MTERF2, chloroplastic-like, with product MDSCGLSIDEAITASKKLNFKTTLKPDSILTLLETYGFTKPHISKLINKDPSLLLSKPDKTLKPKLAFFNSKGLSGIDLAKFISANPSILKCSLKNKIIPSFGMLNNICQADERVIGAVKRCSVLLSIDLNKSMMLNIELLRNVGVPSEKITWFLVSQPRTLTIRHVRFTGIVEKVKEMGFDPLESTFLHALQGLTARKSTWEAKLNVFRRLGLSEGEIRSAVKKQPMCMRVSEKKIVLIMDYLVNQMGYSALVITKFPQILTYSLEKRIVPRCCVSQILISRGLVKYQIPLTSLLIMAEKAFVEKFVTQFEKEAPELLLVYPRDCGKRQEDGV